The Phyllobacterium zundukense DNA segment TGTTGTTGCTGTACGCACACCCGGTGTGGTTTCGACACTGGTGCGAACGTGAGTGGCTTCGCGAAGCAGATACCGAGGCTGGAAAAGCTTTCGAAGGAAACCGGCCCGCCTTCAGCGCCTACATCGATAATCACGTCCTCTGTCCGGCACGCGGTTAAGCATATGGAGACAGGTTCGTAGGAACTGACCTCGATGCGAATACCGTAAGGCGGGCCTTTGCGAGATCGTGTTGGACACGTTCCGAATGCTGTCGGCGTTGTGCTTTATAGTACGCATGCGCTGAAGGCCGCAGGATTTTCGATCGCGGGCATGTTATTTTAGCGGCATGGAGATCGACGAGGACAAGATCGACGACGCTGTCCTGGCGCTTTTATGGCTGACGCTGCATGACGGGCATGAGAGCGTATGATTTGGAACAGTCTTGTCGTCGCCCCAAGTTGCGCTCATACGGAGCGGCAAAGCGTCAGGTCATGCCGGGTGTCGAACATCGCTCCCACAAGGGTCTTAACAACCGGGCGGAGAATTCGCATGTGCCGTTGCGAAAGCGAGAACGAATGATGCAGGGCTTTCGATCGCCAGGATCACTACAACGCTTCGTCGAGCTCTTTTCGGCCCTCAGAAATCTCTTCGTTCCGCCGCACTCCAAACGGTCAGCATTCGCAGTCCACCTCCACCGCCTGCGCGCCATGACGGAGTGGAAAGCTGTGACTGGAACGCTTGCTTGATTTCTGCAGCAGCAGGGCATTGGTGCATCGATCCTTTGTCAACGGTTTGGCGATAGGCAGGCAGGATCGAAATCAGCTTGATCCGGGTGCCATGCCGTACAACACAACGCAGATCGTCGTCATCACATCGGAAAGATGAAATTCAGGGTGACGAACTGGGCGGTTTATGAGGCTGGTCTGCGCCGGCGTGGTAGCCTGACACTATGGGTAACGCCGGAAGCACTGGCCGGGTGGCGCGCTCCCCGACGCAAGACCCGGGGAGGCCAAGCCCGGTATTCCGATCTTGCCATCGAAACGGCGCTGACACTGGGCTGCGTCTTCGGAATGCGGCTGCGCCAGATCGAGGGGTTTATGAGCTCGGTGCTTGATCTCATGGGACTTGACCTGCCAGTTCCCGATCATACGACATTGAGCCGCCGGGCACGGACGTGGGAGTTGCCAGCCAGACGAAACCGGCCTCTGCCGGACGGCCCGCTGCATGTGCTGGTCGACAGCACGGGATTGAAAGTCTACGGCGCCGGGCAATGGCTGGAGGAGAAACATGGCGCCAGATCACGCCGCAACTGGCGCAAACTCCACCTGGCAGTGGATGCCAATCGTGGCGAAATCATTGCTCATAGACTGACAGACCAGAACACGGATGATCCTTCACAGATGGAGCCGTTGCTTAGCCAGATCGACGGCGAGATTGACCGGTTCACAGCCGATGGAGCCTATGATGGCAAGCCGGCCTATCAGACGATTCTGCGGCATAGCAGCACCGCGATCGTCGTTATTCCACCCCGTTCGACGGCAGTGGAAAGCGGTGACACTGGACCACCCGGTCAACGGGACAAGCACATCGCGGCGATAGCAAGAAATGGTCGGCTGAAATGGCAGGCGGCCACTGGTTATGGCAAGCGTGCTCTGATCGAAACCGCCATCGGACGATACAAGGGACTGATCGGATCGCGCTTGCGGGCTCGTTCGTTCGCCGCTCAGCAGACCGAAGTTGCCATCGGTTGCATCGTTCTCAACCGCATGCTGGCGTGTGGACGCCCGGAGTCTGTCCGGCA contains these protein-coding regions:
- a CDS encoding IS5 family transposase, with amino-acid sequence MKFRVTNWAVYEAGLRRRGSLTLWVTPEALAGWRAPRRKTRGGQARYSDLAIETALTLGCVFGMRLRQIEGFMSSVLDLMGLDLPVPDHTTLSRRARTWELPARRNRPLPDGPLHVLVDSTGLKVYGAGQWLEEKHGARSRRNWRKLHLAVDANRGEIIAHRLTDQNTDDPSQMEPLLSQIDGEIDRFTADGAYDGKPAYQTILRHSSTAIVVIPPRSTAVESGDTGPPGQRDKHIAAIARNGRLKWQAATGYGKRALIETAIGRYKGLIGSRLRARSFAAQQTEVAIGCIVLNRMLACGRPESVRHQVRQA